A window of Massilia sp. NR 4-1 genomic DNA:
TCGGTCGACCAGATGCCGGTAAACAGCCCATACAGCGAAGGCAGCAGCAGGAAGGCAAAGCCGAGTGCAATCGGCCCCGCTTCCCACAGCACCTGGCGCGACAGGGCCAGTCCGGTCAGCGCGCTATGTCGCACCATATCGTTCATCAGAATTCCACCAGGACCGAACCGACGACCTGGGCGCCGCCCTGGGTCAGCTGTTCGCTCATTGCATGGATATCGGCCAGCTGGGTGTGGTTCTTGCGCGCCACCAGCAAGACGCCGCCGGCACGGGCCGCCACCGCCAGCGCATCCGAGCCCACGGTATGGGCCGGCGCGTCGTACAGCACCACATCGTGCTGCTGCTCGAGCTGGCCGTTCAGCGCGGCAAAGCTGGTGCGACTCAGCAATTCCTGCGGATTCGGCGGCTGCGTGCCGGCGCCCAGCACCGACAGCGAGAGGAAGGACGGCACGCGCGTCAGCACATCGAGTTCGACGCGCCCGGCCAGCACGTCGGACAGGCCCTGGCGCTTGCTCAGCTGGAAAATCTCGTGCTGGCGCGGCTTGCGCAGATTGGCGTCCACCAGCAAGGTGTTTTCGCCGAGCTGGGAAAACACGATGGCCAGATTGGCCGCGAGCAGGCTGGCGCCGTCGCCGGGATTGACGCCGGCCACCACCAGCGCCTTGCGGCCGCGCGCGAACCAGCGCAGCATCAGCTGGCTGCGCACGGCGCGCAGTTTCTCGACCTGCGGGCTGAACGGCTGGAAGGCCGCCACCAGTTCCGGCGCGTACTTGCCTTCGCCGGGCTGCAGATAGGGATAGTCGAACTGGCGCGCCAGCACTTGCTGGATATCGGCTTCGGTCACCAGGCCCAGCTTGAGCGCGGCCTCGCCGAAGCGGATGCCCAGTTCTTTTTGCATGCGCAGCACGCGTTCAGCATTTTCCGGCGTGATCTTGCCGGATTCGAGCAGCAGGCCGCCAATGCTGGAGTCGCGGGCCGGCGCGGAAAATTGCGCGTGGATAGGCTGGTTCATCTGTTCACCCATGGTTTAGTTCAAGCGCAGCTGGCGCGGCAAAATGGAATTGATAAGGCGGTAGCGCGGATGGGCCGGCGCTTTCCACGCCACCGTGCCGAGCACCGGAATGCCGAGCATCTCGCTCATATCCGCTTCCGAACGCACGCGGCGGTCGAACATCTCGGCCAGCAGGCTGAAGCCCATGCCGAGCAGCGTGCCCAGGAACAGGGCCAGCAGGGTGTTCATCATCACGCGCGGGCCGGACGGCGACAGCGGCGCCACGGCCGGATTCAGCACGGCGATGTCGGACTGGTCGGCCTGGCCTTCGATCTTGGTCTGCGAGAAGCGCTGCGACGCGTTGTCGAAGGCGCGCTGGGCGCTTTCCACATCCTTGAGCAGCACATTCATCTCGTCGCGGGTGCGGTTCAGTTCCAGCACCTTGGCTTTTTGCGCCGCCAGCGCGGCGCGGATCGCGCCTTCGCGCTCGGACAGGATCTGGGCATTATTGCCCACGCTGTTCGAGGTCACCTGCATCTGCTCGCGCAGCTCGCTGCGCAGCTTGTCGACCTCGGCCTGGGCCGACAGGTATTGCGGGTGGTTGCGGCCCAGGCGCTGGCCCACTTCGGCCAGCTTGGATTCGGCCGTGCCCAGGCTGATCTTCAGGTTCTGGATCAGGGGATTGGTCGCCACGTCCGGCGATTCGGCCGAGCGCTGGCCCTTGGCCATGCTCTGGCGCGAATTGGCCTCCATGGCCTGGCCCTGGGCCGCCACCAGCTGCACCGACAGATCGTTCAGGCGCGTGCTCTCCACGTCCAGGCGGTTGTCCACGCTGACGATGCCATGTTCCTGCTGGTACTTGGAGAGCCGGCTCTGCGCCGCTTCCAGGTTATCGCGCAGCAATTTGGTCTGCTCATTGAAATAGGCCGAGGCTTTCTTGATCGGCTCCACCTTGAGCTGGATGCTGGCGCGCTGGTATTCCTCGGCGAAAGCGTTGGCGATGGCGGCCACGAACTGCGGGTCGCTGCCGTTAAAGCTCAGGTTGATGACCGAGCTTTCGCGCGACGGTTCGATCTCGAGCTTTTTCAGCAGCAGGTCGGCCAGCCAGTCGCGCACATTGCCGCGGCCCTTGGTGGCGTCATTGAACTGGGCCACGACAGCCGGGCTTTCCGCCAGTTTGAGCTGGTCGACCACGCGCAGCGCGACGTTCTTGCTGGAAATGATGTCGATCTGGGTCGCCATATAGCCGGGCAATAACTGGCCCGGCATGGTCAGGCCGGTCAGCGGGTCGATGCCCTTGTAATTCAGGAGCAGCGAGCTGGTCGCCTTATACGTCTTGGGCAGCAGGGCGCTGACCACGGCGGTGGCAAACACCACCACCAGCAAGGTCGCGATCAGGATGACCTTGCGCGCGCGCAGGATCAGCAGAAATTGGGAAAAGTTCATGTCAAGCTCTCTTCAAAATGCGCGGTGGTCAGAACCAGCTTTCTTTGACGTACACCACGTCATCCATCTGCAGCACATCGTCGTGCTTGGCGTCGATGATCTGCAGCTTGCCGCTGGCGTCGCGGCGCTTGATGCGCATGCCGCGCTCGGTGCCGCGCGGGGTCAGGCCGCCGCCCACGGACAGCGCCTGCAGCACGGTCAT
This region includes:
- the epsF gene encoding chain length determinant protein EpsF, yielding MNFSQFLLILRARKVILIATLLVVVFATAVVSALLPKTYKATSSLLLNYKGIDPLTGLTMPGQLLPGYMATQIDIISSKNVALRVVDQLKLAESPAVVAQFNDATKGRGNVRDWLADLLLKKLEIEPSRESSVINLSFNGSDPQFVAAIANAFAEEYQRASIQLKVEPIKKASAYFNEQTKLLRDNLEAAQSRLSKYQQEHGIVSVDNRLDVESTRLNDLSVQLVAAQGQAMEANSRQSMAKGQRSAESPDVATNPLIQNLKISLGTAESKLAEVGQRLGRNHPQYLSAQAEVDKLRSELREQMQVTSNSVGNNAQILSEREGAIRAALAAQKAKVLELNRTRDEMNVLLKDVESAQRAFDNASQRFSQTKIEGQADQSDIAVLNPAVAPLSPSGPRVMMNTLLALFLGTLLGMGFSLLAEMFDRRVRSEADMSEMLGIPVLGTVAWKAPAHPRYRLINSILPRQLRLN
- the epsG gene encoding chain length determinant protein tyrosine kinase EpsG, with the translated sequence MNQPIHAQFSAPARDSSIGGLLLESGKITPENAERVLRMQKELGIRFGEAALKLGLVTEADIQQVLARQFDYPYLQPGEGKYAPELVAAFQPFSPQVEKLRAVRSQLMLRWFARGRKALVVAGVNPGDGASLLAANLAIVFSQLGENTLLVDANLRKPRQHEIFQLSKRQGLSDVLAGRVELDVLTRVPSFLSLSVLGAGTQPPNPQELLSRTSFAALNGQLEQQHDVVLYDAPAHTVGSDALAVAARAGGVLLVARKNHTQLADIHAMSEQLTQGGAQVVGSVLVEF